A stretch of the Clavibacter sp. B3I6 genome encodes the following:
- the dhaK gene encoding dihydroxyacetone kinase subunit DhaK: MKKLINDPRSVAEEAVAGFAAAHADLVVLSADPLFVRRAEPTRPGRVALVSGGGSGHEPLHAGFVGHGMLDAAVPGPVFTSPTPDPVVAATLAVDGGAGVLHIVKNYTGDVLNFETAAELAEAEGVRVRSVLVDDDVAVTDSLYTAGRRGVAGTVLVERIAGAAAERGDDLDAVAGIAERVVARVRSMGVAIRACTVPHAGEPSFALEDDEMEIGIGIHGEPGRVKLPLEPVDAIVDRLLDPVLEDLAAPAGSRVLLLVNGMGATPLSELYIAYRRAAAVLEEAGLTVARSLVGDYVTALDMEGLSLTVLQLDDELIELWDSPVQTAALRWGR, encoded by the coding sequence GTGAAGAAGCTGATCAACGACCCGAGGTCGGTGGCCGAGGAGGCCGTCGCGGGCTTCGCCGCCGCGCACGCCGACCTGGTCGTGCTGAGCGCCGACCCGCTGTTCGTCCGTCGCGCCGAGCCGACCCGACCCGGCCGCGTCGCCCTCGTGAGCGGCGGCGGCAGCGGGCACGAGCCCCTGCACGCGGGGTTCGTCGGGCACGGCATGCTCGACGCCGCCGTGCCGGGGCCGGTCTTCACGAGCCCGACGCCGGATCCGGTCGTCGCCGCCACCCTCGCCGTAGACGGCGGAGCGGGCGTGCTGCACATCGTCAAGAACTACACGGGAGACGTCCTGAACTTCGAGACGGCGGCCGAGCTCGCCGAGGCGGAGGGGGTCCGCGTGCGGAGCGTGCTCGTCGACGACGACGTCGCGGTCACCGACTCCCTCTACACGGCCGGCCGGCGCGGCGTCGCGGGCACCGTGCTCGTGGAGCGCATCGCGGGCGCCGCGGCCGAGCGCGGGGACGACCTCGACGCCGTCGCCGGTATCGCCGAGCGCGTCGTGGCGCGGGTCCGCAGCATGGGCGTCGCGATCCGCGCCTGCACCGTCCCGCACGCGGGCGAGCCGAGCTTCGCGCTGGAGGACGACGAGATGGAGATCGGCATCGGGATCCACGGCGAGCCCGGGAGGGTCAAGCTGCCGCTCGAGCCGGTGGACGCCATCGTCGACCGCCTGCTCGATCCCGTGCTCGAGGACCTGGCCGCGCCGGCGGGCAGCCGGGTGCTCCTGCTCGTGAACGGCATGGGCGCGACGCCGCTGTCCGAGCTGTACATCGCGTACCGGCGGGCGGCCGCCGTGCTCGAGGAGGCCGGCCTGACCGTCGCCCGGAGCCTCGTGGGAGACTACGTCACGGCCCTCGACATGGAGGGGCTGTCCCTCACGGTGCTGCAGCTCGACGACGAGCTCATCGAGCTGTGGGACTCACCCGTGCAGACCGCCGCCCTGCGGTGGGGGAGGTAG
- the dhaL gene encoding dihydroxyacetone kinase subunit DhaL, producing MALGTDWIVAWTAEAARVVAERRGELIALDREIGDGDHGENLDRGFSAVTAKLAGLASDASPADALKTVATTLISTVGGASGPLLGTAYLKASAAVAGRDGLDAFAMADLLEAAVGGIVLRGKAERGDKTMVDAWGPAAEAARAAASAGSSPVDALSAAADAAERGAEETEPLVARKGRASYLGDRAIGHRDPGAQSSALILRAAASTARDADGSAS from the coding sequence ATGGCACTCGGGACCGACTGGATCGTGGCCTGGACCGCGGAGGCGGCGCGCGTCGTCGCCGAGCGGCGGGGCGAGCTCATCGCCCTCGACCGCGAGATCGGCGACGGCGACCACGGCGAGAACCTCGACCGCGGCTTCAGCGCCGTCACGGCCAAGCTCGCGGGCCTCGCGTCGGACGCCTCGCCGGCCGACGCGCTCAAGACCGTCGCCACCACGCTGATCTCCACGGTCGGCGGCGCCTCCGGACCGCTGCTCGGCACGGCGTACCTCAAGGCCTCGGCGGCCGTGGCGGGCCGCGACGGCCTGGACGCGTTCGCGATGGCCGACCTGCTCGAGGCCGCCGTGGGCGGGATCGTCCTCCGCGGCAAGGCCGAGCGGGGCGACAAGACCATGGTCGACGCCTGGGGTCCCGCGGCGGAGGCCGCCCGTGCCGCGGCGTCCGCCGGGTCCAGCCCCGTCGACGCCCTGTCCGCCGCGGCCGACGCCGCCGAGCGGGGGGCCGAGGAGACCGAGCCGCTCGTCGCCCGCAAGGGCCGCGCGTCCTACCTCGGGGACCGCGCGATCGGCCATCGGGATCCGGGCGCGCAGTCGTCCGCCCTTATCCTCCGCGCGGCGGCCTCGACCGCCCGCGACGCCGACGGGTCGGCCTCGTGA
- the dhaM gene encoding dihydroxyacetone kinase phosphoryl donor subunit DhaM yields MSVGLVLVSHSALIAHGLVALARQMAPTVALVPAGGSGDGTLDDAGIGTSFDVVSAALAAAEGGDGVVVLADLGSAYLTAETAVDLLDEDAAARVVVVRAPLVEGAVAAAVAAETGGSLEEVAAAAASAAGADAAQDADAGIAPDPEVAAPAAASGSASGTVRGEAVLVNRDGLHARPAADFVTRASTYSSAITVNGQNAVSLLGVMALGLTRGAHVVVEATGDDAAEAVTALVELIESGFGEA; encoded by the coding sequence GTGAGCGTCGGCCTCGTCCTCGTCTCGCACAGCGCCCTCATCGCGCACGGCCTCGTCGCCCTCGCGCGGCAGATGGCCCCGACGGTCGCGCTCGTGCCTGCCGGGGGGTCCGGTGACGGCACGCTCGACGACGCGGGCATCGGCACGAGCTTCGACGTCGTGTCCGCGGCGCTCGCCGCGGCGGAGGGCGGCGACGGCGTGGTCGTGCTCGCCGACCTGGGTTCCGCGTACCTGACGGCCGAGACCGCCGTCGACCTCCTCGACGAGGACGCCGCCGCCCGCGTCGTCGTCGTGCGCGCGCCGCTCGTGGAGGGCGCCGTCGCCGCCGCGGTCGCGGCCGAGACCGGCGGCTCGCTCGAGGAGGTGGCCGCGGCCGCCGCCTCGGCCGCGGGAGCCGATGCCGCGCAGGACGCGGACGCGGGGATCGCACCGGATCCCGAGGTCGCCGCGCCCGCGGCCGCGAGCGGCTCCGCATCCGGCACCGTCCGCGGCGAGGCCGTCCTCGTCAACCGCGACGGCCTGCATGCCCGCCCGGCGGCCGACTTCGTCACGCGCGCGTCGACGTACTCGTCGGCCATCACCGTCAACGGCCAGAACGCCGTCTCGCTCCTCGGCGTCATGGCGCTCGGGCTGACCCGTGGCGCGCACGTGGTCGTGGAGGCGACGGGAGACGACGCCGCGGAAGCCGTCACCGCGCTCGTCGAGCTGATCGAGTCGGGCTTCGGGGAGGCCTGA
- a CDS encoding YchJ family protein: MTRLSPDAPWSTPDDDAWCPCTSGNPYGACCGPLHRGDAPAPTAERLMRSRFAAYARGDAAYLARSWHPSTRPEELELDAAVRWYRLTIVRTALGGREDATGVVEFEAAYRHEGTRGSQREVSRFARHAGSWVYVDAV; this comes from the coding sequence ATGACGCGCCTCTCCCCCGACGCCCCGTGGTCGACGCCCGACGACGACGCGTGGTGCCCCTGCACGAGCGGGAACCCGTACGGCGCGTGCTGCGGACCGCTCCACCGCGGCGACGCCCCGGCCCCCACCGCCGAGCGGCTCATGCGATCCCGCTTCGCCGCCTACGCGCGCGGCGACGCGGCGTACCTGGCGCGCAGCTGGCACCCGTCAACCCGACCGGAGGAGCTCGAGCTGGACGCGGCCGTGCGCTGGTACCGGCTCACCATCGTGCGGACCGCGCTCGGCGGACGGGAGGACGCCACGGGCGTCGTGGAGTTCGAGGCGGCGTACCGGCACGAGGGGACGCGCGGCAGCCAGCGCGAGGTCAGCCGCTTCGCCCGGCACGCGGGATCCTGGGTCTACGTCGACGCGGTCTGA
- a CDS encoding DinB family protein, giving the protein MTDATDLLVDAFGRIGGIVHDAVDGLDADDLAFRPDPEANSVGWLVWHLARVQDAQVADVAGADQTWTSGGWAERFALPFDDGATGYGQSPEDVAALAGTRPELLTGYLDAVQSATLAYLAGLDAAELDRVVDEDWTPVVTLGARLVSVLADDLQHAGQASYLAGLIARRR; this is encoded by the coding sequence ATGACCGACGCCACCGACCTCCTCGTGGACGCCTTCGGGCGCATCGGCGGGATCGTGCACGACGCCGTCGACGGCCTCGACGCCGACGACCTCGCCTTCCGCCCGGATCCCGAGGCGAACTCCGTCGGCTGGCTCGTCTGGCACCTCGCCCGCGTCCAGGACGCCCAGGTCGCGGACGTCGCCGGCGCCGACCAGACGTGGACGAGCGGCGGGTGGGCCGAGCGGTTCGCCCTGCCCTTCGACGACGGCGCGACGGGCTACGGGCAGTCGCCGGAGGACGTGGCCGCGCTCGCGGGCACAAGGCCGGAGCTCCTCACGGGCTACCTCGACGCCGTGCAGTCCGCGACGCTGGCCTACCTCGCCGGCCTCGACGCCGCCGAGCTCGACCGCGTGGTGGACGAGGACTGGACGCCCGTCGTCACCCTCGGCGCGCGCCTCGTGAGCGTCCTCGCGGACGACCTGCAGCACGCCGGCCAGGCGTCGTACCTCGCGGGCTTGATCGCGCGCCGACGCTGA
- a CDS encoding glutathione peroxidase has translation MTHPRLDAIPLTTLQGEATTFGAYADKVVLVVNVASRCGLAPQYEKLEQLQRTYGERGFTVIGFPSNQFLQELGSAEAIDEYCSTTWGVTFPMMEKVKVNGRSAHPVYAELTQTPDADGKAGRVKWNFEKFVVAPSGTVHRFRPTVEPDAPEVIAAIEAGLPG, from the coding sequence ATGACGCATCCCCGGCTCGACGCGATCCCGCTCACCACGCTCCAGGGCGAGGCCACCACCTTCGGCGCGTACGCCGACAAGGTCGTCCTCGTCGTCAACGTCGCCTCGCGCTGCGGCCTGGCGCCGCAGTACGAGAAGCTCGAGCAGCTCCAGCGCACCTACGGGGAGCGCGGCTTCACCGTCATCGGCTTCCCGAGCAACCAGTTCCTGCAGGAGCTCGGATCCGCGGAGGCCATCGACGAGTACTGCTCCACCACCTGGGGAGTCACGTTCCCGATGATGGAGAAGGTCAAGGTCAACGGACGGTCCGCCCACCCCGTCTACGCGGAGCTGACGCAGACGCCGGACGCCGACGGGAAGGCCGGGCGCGTGAAGTGGAACTTCGAGAAGTTCGTCGTCGCGCCGTCGGGCACCGTCCACCGCTTCCGTCCCACGGTCGAGCCGGACGCGCCGGAGGTCATCGCGGCGATCGAGGCGGGGCTGCCCGGCTGA